Proteins encoded together in one Mycobacterium simiae window:
- a CDS encoding Rv1815 family serine proteinase, with protein sequence MVFRLAFRVAAASVAVFGFGPGLPAAHADPVTVYPGMEILQENRLCTLGYVDAGQRLAYTAGHCRSGSATVVTDKNRNAIGHLVTFRDDTPSGSTVAVDQAISDYEAIVLDPNIPANNILPGGRPLVSSPNVAVAPGQSVCHFGVATGETCGTVEAVNNGWFTMSHGVQSHPGDSGGPVYLAPPGGPGQIVGIFNSVWGDLPAAVSWRTTSEQVHQDLAGRVGDG encoded by the coding sequence ATGGTGTTTCGCCTGGCTTTTCGCGTCGCGGCCGCGTCTGTTGCCGTGTTCGGCTTCGGCCCTGGCCTACCGGCCGCCCACGCTGACCCCGTCACGGTGTACCCGGGCATGGAAATCCTGCAGGAAAACCGGTTGTGCACCCTGGGTTACGTCGACGCGGGCCAGCGGCTCGCCTACACCGCCGGGCACTGCCGTAGCGGTTCGGCAACCGTCGTCACCGACAAGAACCGCAACGCCATTGGCCATCTGGTGACGTTCCGCGACGACACACCCAGTGGCTCGACGGTGGCGGTGGACCAAGCGATCAGCGATTACGAGGCCATCGTGCTCGACCCCAACATTCCGGCGAACAACATCCTGCCGGGCGGACGTCCGCTGGTGTCGAGCCCGAACGTCGCAGTGGCGCCCGGGCAGTCGGTCTGCCACTTCGGGGTGGCCACCGGCGAGACGTGCGGGACCGTCGAGGCCGTAAACAACGGTTGGTTCACCATGTCCCACGGAGTCCAAAGCCACCCCGGCGACTCGGGTGGGCCGGTGTACCTGGCCCCGCCCGGTGGACCCGGACAGATTGTCGGGATCTTCAACAGCGTGTGGGGGGACCTGCCCGCCGCGGTGTCCTGGCGGACCACCTCCGAGCAGGTCCATCAAGATCTCGCGGGCCGCGTCGGGGACGGCTAG
- a CDS encoding TetR/AcrR family transcriptional regulator, producing MGKRQDSREQIQARIVELGRQHLVDRGAGGLSLRAIARDLGMVSSAVYRYVASRDELLTLLLVDAYSDLAETVDGARDTQGELWSDDIVAIARAVRRWAVAHPAQWALLYGSPVPGYHAPPERTVAVGTRVIGAIFDAIAAGITTGDIRLTSMVVHQPMSSDFDRIRHEFGFPGDDAVMAKCFVFWAGVLGAISLEVFGQYGAGTLTDPEAVFDIQLRLLVDMLAQH from the coding sequence GTGGGCAAACGCCAAGATTCGCGGGAACAGATTCAGGCGCGCATCGTCGAGCTGGGCCGCCAGCACCTGGTCGACCGCGGTGCCGGCGGGCTATCCCTGCGCGCCATCGCGCGCGACTTGGGCATGGTGTCCTCGGCCGTGTATCGCTACGTCGCAAGCCGCGATGAATTACTGACACTGCTGCTCGTCGACGCCTACTCCGACCTCGCCGAGACCGTGGACGGCGCCCGCGACACCCAGGGCGAACTGTGGAGCGACGACATCGTCGCCATCGCGCGCGCCGTGCGGCGCTGGGCCGTGGCGCATCCCGCGCAGTGGGCCCTGCTGTACGGCAGCCCGGTCCCCGGATACCACGCACCGCCCGAGCGCACCGTCGCGGTGGGCACCCGCGTAATCGGCGCCATCTTCGACGCGATCGCCGCGGGAATCACCACCGGCGATATACGGCTGACGAGTATGGTTGTGCACCAACCCATGTCGTCAGATTTCGACCGAATCCGGCACGAATTCGGCTTTCCCGGCGACGACGCCGTCATGGCCAAGTGCTTCGTGTTCTGGGCGGGGGTGCTGGGCGCGATCAGCCTCGAGGTGTTCGGCCAATATGGCGCCGGCACGCTGACCGACCCGGAGGCCGTCTTCGACATCCAGTTGCGGCTGCTGGTAGACATGCTTGCCCAGCATTGA
- a CDS encoding NAD(P)/FAD-dependent oxidoreductase — protein MAAVLVVGAGFAGLWTALGAARRLDELAVPAGTVDVTVLSPAPFHDIRVRNYEADLSPCRIPLADLLDPVGVAHVAAQVTAIDADAKTVRTSAGQTYRYDRLVLAAGSQVVKPAIPGLADFGFDVDTYDGAHALQRHLNRLAGDSPTPAAATVVVVGAGLTGIEVACELPNRLRALFPQIAPQVILVDQDPAVGAGMGASARPVIEQALSDNGVATRTGVDVTAVSPRGVSLSSGEHLDAATVVWCAGVRANPLTGQLPVVRDRFGRLPVDDYLRVLGAESVFAAGDVAAARMDDEHLSVMSCQHGRPMGRYAGYNVISDLLDEPMLALRIPWYVTVLDLGPAGAVYTEGWDRVVIATGEKAKTTKRTINAQRIYPPLTGTRADLLEAAAPTLQARP, from the coding sequence GTGGCCGCTGTGTTGGTGGTCGGGGCCGGTTTTGCGGGGTTGTGGACGGCGCTGGGAGCAGCTCGTCGCCTCGATGAACTCGCGGTGCCCGCGGGAACTGTCGACGTCACGGTGTTGAGTCCGGCACCATTCCACGACATCCGGGTTCGCAACTACGAGGCGGATCTGAGCCCGTGCCGCATTCCGCTCGCCGACCTGCTCGATCCGGTCGGGGTGGCCCACGTCGCCGCTCAAGTAACCGCAATCGACGCCGACGCGAAAACCGTGCGCACCTCGGCGGGCCAGACGTACCGCTACGACCGGCTGGTGCTGGCGGCGGGCAGCCAGGTGGTCAAGCCCGCCATCCCCGGCCTGGCCGACTTCGGCTTCGACGTCGACACCTATGACGGCGCTCACGCCCTGCAGCGGCATCTGAACCGGCTCGCCGGTGACTCCCCGACGCCCGCGGCGGCGACGGTCGTTGTTGTCGGCGCCGGGCTGACCGGCATCGAGGTGGCATGCGAACTGCCGAACCGATTGCGCGCGTTGTTCCCGCAGATCGCACCGCAGGTGATTCTGGTCGACCAGGATCCGGCGGTCGGAGCGGGTATGGGTGCCTCGGCAAGACCCGTCATCGAACAGGCGTTGTCGGACAACGGTGTGGCAACCAGGACCGGAGTCGATGTCACGGCTGTCAGTCCGCGCGGCGTGTCGCTATCGTCGGGCGAGCACCTCGATGCGGCCACGGTGGTGTGGTGCGCTGGGGTACGAGCCAACCCGCTGACGGGGCAGCTGCCGGTGGTACGCGACCGGTTTGGCCGGCTACCGGTCGACGATTATCTGCGGGTGCTCGGCGCCGAATCGGTGTTCGCGGCCGGTGACGTGGCGGCCGCCCGCATGGACGACGAGCACCTGTCGGTGATGTCGTGCCAGCATGGCCGGCCGATGGGCCGGTATGCCGGCTACAACGTGATCAGCGACCTGCTCGACGAGCCCATGTTGGCGCTCCGGATCCCTTGGTACGTAACGGTTCTCGATCTCGGACCGGCGGGCGCCGTCTACACCGAAGGCTGGGACCGGGTGGTGATTGCCACGGGCGAGAAGGCCAAGACGACCAAACGAACCATCAACGCCCAGCGGATCTATCCCCCACTGACCGGCACCCGGGCCGACCTGCTCGAAGCCGCGGCGCCAACACTGCAGGCCCGCCCGTAG
- a CDS encoding VOC family protein yields MTLPVQSPIQIAWVTADLAATEKALTGLLGARKWVRIPDVHFAPDRCSYHGKPADFVANISLSYLGDMQLELIEPVRGENVYSDFLRESGPGLHHICMAAETPEQFDAALADAASRGASVVQQGVMPGGIQFAYVSLPQGGVPYLEIAYISPDMKALYEHIKQEQQR; encoded by the coding sequence ATGACGCTTCCCGTTCAATCGCCGATCCAGATCGCGTGGGTGACCGCCGATCTGGCCGCCACCGAAAAGGCTCTCACCGGCCTGTTAGGCGCCCGGAAGTGGGTCCGGATTCCAGACGTGCACTTTGCTCCGGACCGCTGCAGCTACCATGGCAAGCCCGCCGACTTCGTCGCGAACATCTCGCTGAGCTATCTCGGCGACATGCAACTCGAGCTCATCGAGCCGGTCCGCGGGGAGAACGTCTATAGTGACTTTCTGCGGGAATCCGGGCCCGGTTTGCACCACATCTGCATGGCGGCCGAAACTCCCGAGCAATTCGACGCGGCGTTGGCCGATGCCGCCAGCCGAGGCGCCTCGGTGGTACAGCAGGGCGTGATGCCCGGAGGCATCCAATTCGCCTACGTGTCACTGCCACAGGGCGGTGTTCCGTACCTGGAGATCGCCTACATCTCGCCCGACATGAAGGCGCTCTACGAGCACATCAAACAGGAACAACAGCGGTGA
- a CDS encoding DUF732 domain-containing protein: MIRALALLGVAALTMVSGPLAHADPDGPGDSAFLATVRGAGIAFTDPDQAIASAKTVCELIGAGKPGPELVGDLTRNNPRLTTDQATRFVGISAKYYCPQQLTDQPASAR; the protein is encoded by the coding sequence GTGATCCGGGCGCTGGCGCTGCTCGGCGTCGCCGCGCTGACGATGGTTTCGGGTCCACTCGCGCACGCCGATCCCGACGGCCCCGGCGACAGCGCATTCCTGGCCACCGTGCGCGGCGCCGGCATCGCCTTTACCGACCCCGACCAAGCCATCGCCTCGGCAAAAACGGTGTGCGAATTGATCGGCGCAGGTAAACCCGGCCCGGAGCTGGTCGGCGACCTGACCCGCAACAACCCCCGCCTGACCACCGACCAGGCCACCCGATTCGTCGGAATCTCCGCGAAGTATTACTGCCCACAGCAACTCACGGACCAGCCGGCATCGGCCCGGTAG
- a CDS encoding MgtC/SapB family protein — MTQTLSVVDFALRLGAGVGCGALVGVERQWRARRAGLRTNALVAAGATLFVLYAVATEDSSPTRVASYVVSGIGFLGGGVILREGVNVRGLNTAATLWCSAAIGVLAASGHLVFTLIATLTVIAIHLVGRPLGRVIDHDDNNDDDEGRQPFLVQAICRPKAEKYARAQLVQHASSNDLALRGIHTGQAGDDEITLTAHVLVDGHTPAKLERLVAELSLQPGVRAVQWYAADEGQPD, encoded by the coding sequence GTGACACAGACGCTGAGCGTTGTCGATTTCGCGCTCCGCCTGGGCGCCGGGGTGGGCTGCGGCGCGCTGGTGGGCGTCGAACGCCAGTGGCGGGCCCGGCGGGCCGGTCTGCGCACCAATGCGCTGGTCGCCGCCGGTGCCACGCTGTTCGTGCTGTACGCCGTGGCTACCGAGGACAGCAGCCCGACCAGGGTCGCGTCGTACGTTGTTTCCGGGATCGGGTTTCTCGGCGGTGGGGTGATCCTGCGTGAGGGCGTCAACGTTCGAGGCCTCAACACCGCCGCGACGCTGTGGTGCTCGGCGGCGATAGGTGTCCTGGCCGCCTCCGGGCACCTGGTGTTCACCCTGATCGCAACGCTCACCGTCATCGCCATCCATCTCGTGGGCCGTCCGCTGGGCCGGGTGATCGACCACGACGACAACAACGACGACGACGAGGGCCGTCAACCCTTTCTGGTGCAGGCGATCTGTCGCCCGAAAGCGGAGAAATATGCCCGCGCCCAGCTCGTCCAGCACGCCAGCAGTAACGACCTGGCGCTGCGGGGCATTCACACCGGCCAGGCCGGTGACGACGAAATCACGTTGACCGCCCACGTGCTCGTCGACGGTCATACCCCGGCCAAACTCGAGCGGTTGGTCGCCGAGCTGTCATTGCAGCCCGGAGTCCGCGCGGTGCAGTGGTACGCCGCCGACGAAGGCCAGCCCGACTGA
- a CDS encoding DUF732 domain-containing protein translates to MKRLATLLAAVAMVGFAAPAYADPIPEPDGDDAAFIAALHQAGFTFASEGSAVTAGRAVCSCLNNGESGLELVHDVKLHNPGMDMEMASNFALISAKYYCPHQLSKA, encoded by the coding sequence ATGAAACGGCTCGCAACGCTCCTCGCGGCTGTTGCCATGGTCGGATTCGCGGCGCCCGCCTACGCCGACCCCATCCCCGAACCCGACGGTGACGACGCAGCCTTCATCGCCGCCCTACATCAGGCTGGTTTTACGTTTGCCAGCGAGGGTTCGGCCGTCACCGCGGGCCGCGCGGTGTGTTCCTGTCTGAACAACGGCGAAAGCGGCCTGGAACTCGTCCACGACGTCAAACTGCACAACCCCGGCATGGACATGGAAATGGCCTCCAATTTCGCCCTGATCTCCGCGAAGTACTACTGCCCACACCAACTCTCCAAGGCGTGA
- a CDS encoding nitroreductase family deazaflavin-dependent oxidoreductase: protein MSTRYEEPNRAARAGNAVVRWLAESGISIAGTRALRVRGRKSGQPRAVVINLLTIDGVDYLVSPRGNTQWARNIRAAGEVEIGPRWRRQRVQAAEVEDAAKPELLKCYLDRWYWQVKGHIAGLTPQSTDQEFVAAAASIPVFALASR, encoded by the coding sequence ATGTCCACTCGGTATGAAGAGCCCAACCGGGCCGCCCGGGCCGGTAACGCCGTCGTTCGTTGGCTCGCCGAATCCGGCATCAGCATCGCGGGGACGCGGGCCCTCCGGGTCCGCGGCCGCAAGAGCGGTCAACCACGCGCCGTGGTGATCAACCTGTTGACCATCGACGGCGTGGACTACCTCGTGTCCCCCCGCGGCAACACCCAGTGGGCTCGCAACATCCGCGCCGCGGGTGAGGTCGAAATCGGACCCCGCTGGCGGCGGCAACGCGTGCAGGCGGCCGAGGTCGAGGACGCCGCCAAGCCGGAACTGCTGAAGTGCTACCTCGATCGGTGGTACTGGCAGGTCAAGGGACACATCGCCGGATTGACCCCCCAATCGACCGATCAGGAGTTTGTCGCCGCGGCGGCCTCGATCCCGGTGTTCGCGTTGGCGTCCCGTTGA
- a CDS encoding sterol desaturase family protein produces the protein MNAVTGFWFGLPPQMRDPVLFAIPFFLLLLTLEWTAARKLERLEQAANDDTCPAAGAYVTRDSIASISMGLVSIATTGGWKALALLGYSAIYGYLAPWHLPVNRWYTWVIAILGVDLLYYLYHRMAHRVRLVWATHQAHHSSQYFNFATALRQKWNNSGEILMWIPLPLLGLPPWMVFFSWSLNLIYQYWVHTERVAELPRPIEFIFNTPSHHRVHHGMDQLYLDKNYGGIFILWDRMFGTFQAELFRPHYGLTKQVDTFNIWKLQTHEYVAIARDWRSANRLRDRLGYVFGPPGWTPRPAARLDESVRLATSM, from the coding sequence GTGAATGCCGTCACCGGGTTCTGGTTCGGGTTGCCGCCGCAGATGCGGGACCCCGTGCTGTTCGCGATCCCATTCTTCCTGCTGCTGTTGACTCTTGAGTGGACGGCGGCGCGCAAGCTGGAGCGCCTTGAGCAGGCAGCAAACGACGACACGTGTCCCGCCGCGGGGGCCTATGTGACTCGCGACTCGATCGCAAGTATTTCGATGGGGTTGGTGTCGATTGCTACCACCGGCGGATGGAAGGCGCTGGCGCTGCTGGGGTATTCGGCGATCTACGGCTACCTGGCGCCGTGGCACCTACCGGTGAACCGGTGGTACACGTGGGTCATCGCGATTCTCGGGGTCGACTTGCTGTATTACCTCTACCACCGGATGGCCCATCGGGTACGGCTGGTCTGGGCCACACATCAGGCTCACCACTCCAGCCAATATTTCAACTTCGCGACCGCGCTTCGGCAGAAATGGAACAACAGCGGCGAGATCCTGATGTGGATCCCGTTGCCGCTGTTGGGGCTTCCGCCGTGGATGGTGTTCTTTAGCTGGTCGCTCAACCTGATTTACCAGTACTGGGTGCACACCGAGCGCGTTGCCGAGTTGCCCCGCCCGATAGAGTTCATCTTCAATACCCCGTCGCATCATCGGGTCCACCACGGCATGGACCAGCTGTATCTCGACAAAAACTACGGCGGCATCTTCATCCTGTGGGACCGGATGTTCGGCACCTTCCAAGCGGAACTGTTCCGTCCGCACTACGGCCTAACCAAACAGGTGGACACCTTCAACATCTGGAAGCTGCAGACCCACGAATACGTCGCGATCGCGCGAGACTGGCGCTCGGCGAACCGGTTACGCGACCGGCTGGGCTATGTGTTCGGGCCGCCGGGCTGGACTCCGCGCCCCGCAGCTCGGCTCGACGAAAGCGTCCGGCTGGCCACCTCGATGTAA